In Candida orthopsilosis Co 90-125, chromosome 4 draft sequence, the genomic stretch CAAGAAACCGAGTTAAAAAAACATCATTACTACCTCCCGGTGCCATTGACAATTATTGGATTGGTCCCACAGAAGATAAAAATTTCATATGTACGTTCAAAAATTGTGGTAAAGTATTCACACGTCGATACAATGTTCGATCCCACGTTCAAACTCATTTAAGCGATCGTCCATTTGGTTGTCAATTTTGTGGTAAACGATTTGTTCGACAGCATGATTTAAATCGTCATTTGAAAGGACATAATGAGTCCAAATTGAGTAAATGCGCCTGTGGTAAAGAATTTGTTAGAGTTGATGCCATGAGGAAACATCAAGAGAGAAACATTTGTGTTGGTGGAATAAAAGGTATGGTTAATAAACCATCagttaaaaagaaaattggtATTACGAATGGGGGTTCCAATGATGGTGATATTGCTGGAATTGGTGACGAACGTGTTCAAAGAAAGTTGTTTActgatttgattcaagaaCAAAGCTCAGGGAAATAGGGAGATGGAAGAGTTTGAGATCTATTAGCTTAGTATAACAGAATTTCCAGAGGTGGTATGTTTCggaaaaaaacaattagTTCATGTGGGTTTGGTAGTTTCAGTTTGCTTTTTATCTATTTTGTGTGTATTTCGTGTTCTTTTAATTCAActgattcatttgattttaaatCTAATTTGTATACTTACAAATGAAGCAAATCGATTTTTGTGCAGTAAGTGCCTCTATCTACTAAACTACACCTTAAACCGCTCTTTCTGAACATTACACGTTCTCCTTGATTATTAATCAGAGAGTTTCATTTTACATTTGCATAGTCAAAAGTACATAAACCCTCCCTATAAAATCTCTCATATATCATCTCTATAAACACCAGTTTCAATATCtccctcttcttcctccttAGCAACTCCATTATCATCTGCATTATGAATCTTtaaatgttgttgaagattatcTGACCGACTAAATTTCTTATTACATTTGGGACAATCAAACggtttttcaaatgtatGCAACGATCGAAAATGTCGTTTCAAATGTTCGTGTCGTTTGAATCTTCTTGAACAATAATTACATAGATAAATCTTGGTCTCATCATTTAAATCAgcttctttgttttcttttctacCCCTAGTCCGATTTTTGGAATTTATAATTGATGTAGGGAAGATTTTGGTATCGGGTGGTAAATCCAATGATGctaaatcaacttcaacttcaactcCCTTGGAAATCATTGTTGCTACTGGTGTATCTAATGATGCAATTATTGGCTCTTCATCGGGTGGAATAATATCACGATCTTTGTCCTTTTCTTTATCCTTTTTGGTAAtctttgatgatgactttttattgttcttcATCATGATCTTCGATCCTAATATACGTTTCGATGCAGTTGCTAATGAGGAAGTGGATGgcggtggtggtggtggtgtaGATGTGGAGGTCACCGTTTGGTCATCATTctcattcaaaatcatgCTCTGGCCGGCAagcgatgatgatgcattGGAGGAATTGACACTAATATTGGTTGCGCTTGTATTATCAGCAAGTGAGTTGTTACTGCTTGCCCCTTTACCTATTTGATTGTTCTTACCAAAGAATAAGGATGACGTTGTGGGTGTGTTACTGGTGTTCATTTGCTGTTGTATTTGAGATTGATCTTCTTTGGACTTTTCACGTTTAGGTTTTCTATAATTCGACCCCATAGGTTTCCTTTTACCTACATTCTCAAACAATGCCGCATAATCAGGTTCAGCAACATTTTGCGAAGATTCGGAAGTtgtgttttccaaattgactGGACCCCCAGTCATAAAAGATGGAGTTCCACTAGATGCCTGGCCCGAACCAATATTTGCAGTTTCCAAACTCTCACTTTCTTGTAACAAAGGCTctttttcaccaatttttggaatatcatcaatgtcATCTGGTTGCTTGGAAGACTTAAATCTCGTAAACAAGCTTCTCTTGGATGtcctttgtttctttggttGTTCAAGCTCAGGTTCAAACTCGGAATTCATTGTCAAATTGGAGTTGTCTGCAGGTGTGGTTAAAAATTGATTCGATATTTCATCCATATtcacatcatcattagTATCCATCTTTTCGTCCGCATCGTcatttatttgattttggcTCGAATTCAAACCCGAATTAGATTTAAATATTGACCGAATCAAATGCCTAGGCTGATTTGGTGCGGTACCACTATTCAAAACCGCTTGTGTTGAATTACCTGAAGGCGACCTTTGAGATTGACTTCTATCACCCATAAATGGAATCATATTGGAAATGGAATTGGTGAAACTGGTATATCTTGCATTAcgttgctgttgttgttgcgaTTGCTGACTATCCAAGGAAGGACGACCAAATAAATCCAGAGAAGGCCTGTTCATCGACAGCGGCTGTTGGTCTATTGAGTTTCTTGTGAAAAATTGCTGTGCTGAAAAAAACGACGGCTGTGTTGAATGTAGAGAAGATATGGAATGCGTATTTGATGTGGTTGTTGTAATCGGTGACATCTCCTGAAAGGATGCTGAATTATTTTGAGCACCACCTTGTTGCTGATACTGATATTGATGCTGCGGAAG encodes the following:
- a CDS encoding Mnl1 transcription factor (transcription factor that activates of stress response genes via SLE (STRE-like) elements, required for adaptation to weak acid stress) — protein: MDLNQEMDQLASEFYNDFTTKANVDSNQKAAFTEDFVITPDSSNQNQTFAPQNHRQTDEDYAQLYSQHSKPTANLNANGFQQDNLGDTTLTEFQLNDINFDFLLKSQQQPQQQQERSVPQIQEGLLSNNTSGPQFFQSDREPNPTQQQEQSYYQLQHQQDEYDISGNSKAGAGSMPGAFAQQGDNMELDDSPPFTIESDLYFDQGPDNNSIITSSNLQPHHDNRSSIISHSNNAGYHSNHLKSPTQPNDFNVSPFDDASRVSSVQNIKYMGNNNLDAAKAINRRSLIDNESQQFMGRLRNGSIDSYYAANVINQHLHPQSQLPQHQYQYQQQGGAQNNSASFQEMSPITTTTSNTHSISSLHSTQPSFFSAQQFFTRNSIDQQPSSMNRPSSDLFGRPSLDSQQSQQQQQRNARYTSFTNSISNMIPFMGDRSQSQRSPSGNSTQAVLNSGTAPNQPRHLIRSIFKSNSGLNSSQNQINDDADEKMDTNDDVNMDEISNQFLTTPADNSNLTMNSEFEPELEQPKKQRTSKRSLFTRFKSSKQPDDIDDIPKIGEKEPLLQESESLETANIGSGQASSGTPSFMTGGPVNLENTTSESSQNVAEPDYAALFENVGKRKPMGSNYRKPKREKSKEDQSQIQQQMNTSNTPTTSSLFFGKNNQIGKGASSNNSLADNTSATNISVNSSNASSSLAGQSMILNENDDQTVTSTSTPPPPPPSTSSLATASKRILGSKIMMKNNKKSSSKITKKDKEKDKDRDIIPPDEEPIIASLDTPVATMISKGVEVEVDLASLDLPPDTKIFPTSIINSKNRTRGRKENKEADLNDETKIYLCNYCSRRFKRHEHLKRHFRSLHTFEKPFDCPKCNKKFSRSDNLQQHLKIHNADDNGVAKEEEEGDIETGVYRDDI